The segment AACAGTGCTGTAGCTAGCAGAGTTTGAAGCCATCACCTGTTTTGCGATATCGCAAGAACTGGTGAATTTCGCCGTACCTGTTGGGTTGAACTGGAATGTACATTCATTCACATCAGCAGTAATTGTTGCTGGTGCAGTTGCCATCGCTTTTTCCAACGCTGGGTTAGCGTAGTGAGTCAAAGCATTAAAGACAGAAACTGGGGTGTTTGGAATGTAGGTAATAACAGCCAACAACAAACCGCCCATGATGATGATCTTACGACCAATCTTGTCTGATAAGCTACCAAACACAACGAAGAATGGTGTGCCGATTACCAATGAAGCAGCAATCAACAAGTTCGCAGTTTTTGCATCCACCTTCAATACTTGAGTGAGGTAGAACAAAGCGTAGAACTGGCCGGTGTACCAAACTACTGCCTGACCCGCAACCAAACCAAACAATGCCAAGATAACGATCTTCAAGTTCTTCCATTGACCGAATGACTCAGACAAAGGAGCTTTAGATAATTTGCCTTCTTCTTTCATCTTCTTGAAAGCTGGTGACTCATTCATGGACAAACGAATCCAAACAGAGATCGCCAACAATGCGATAGAAACGATGAAAGGAACGCGCCAACCCCAAACATCAAAGTCTGGGCCTGTGAATTCACGTGTGAACAAAATCACGAGCAAGGACAAGAACAAACCTAATGTAGCTGTAGTTTGAATCCAAGCTGTGTAAGCGCCACGACGGCCGTGAGGAGCATGCTCTGCAACATAAGTTGCAGCACCACCGTACTCACCACCCAAAGCCAAACCTTGAAGCATACGTAATGCGATCAAGATGACTGGAGCAGCAACACCAATGGTTGCATAGTTAGGCAGGATACCCACGATGAAAGTCGCACCACCCATCAATAAGATGGTTACCAAGAAGGTATATTTACGACCAATCAAATCACCTAAGCGACCGAATACCAATGCACCAAATGGGCGCACGATGAAACCGGCAGCAAATGCCAAGAGGGCGAAAATGAAGGCAGAGCCAGCATCTAAGCCCGAGAAGAATTGCTTAGCAATAATTGCCGCAAGTGAACCGTATAAATAAAAGTCGTACCACTCAAAAACCGTTCCTAAAGAAGATGCAAAAATAACTTTGCGTTCTTCAGCGGTCATTGGGGCTGCTTTATGCGCTGTTGACATCCGTAGCTCCTAACTTATTTTTATTGAAATAAAAAACAACGGATTGATTATGCTGTGAAAAAAAACCAAGAAATTCACTAGTTAGGGTAATTCCTCATCAATTGACGTGGGGGTTTTCCCGAGAAAGTACAAAAGCAATTGCGTTAAAGCAACAAACATTCGCCTGATGTCTAATATCAATAAACATATACAACTAGGGACAAATAACCATGCAACCAAAATGGGGAATTAGAGGGATGGCAGTAGCGCCTCACTCTCTCGCATCTGAATCTGCTTTAGCCGTACTTCGTGAAGGTGGTAATGCACTTGAGGCAATGGTCGCTGCAGCGGCAACTATTGCGGTCGTCTACCCACACATGAACTCTATCGGCGGCGATTCCTTTTGGGTCATTCACTCACCAGGCAAAGCCATGGGGGGCATTGATGCATGCGGCGCTGCTGCAGGCTTGGCTACCAAAGATTGGTACAGAGAGCATGGCATTACCAAAGTGATCCCATTTAGAGGTCCAGTTGCTGCCAATACTGTTGCGGGAACTATTTCTGGTTGGGGCGCAGCCCACAAACTTTCTAAGCAAGGCTTGGGAGGCAAGATACCCTTATCGCGTTTGCTTTCCGATGCCATTCACTATGCTGAAACTGGCGTGCCTGTTACACACAGCCAATCTAGCCTGACAGCTAAAAAGAGTGAAGAACTGAAATCCATTCCAGGATTTGCTAAAACATTTTTAGTAAATGGCAAAGCGCCGGCGGTTGGTAGCATATTTAAACAAGCGCGTCTCGCAAAGACATTGCGACAGATTGCCGAAAAAGGAACGGATGATTACTATCGCGGCGAACTTGCAGAGTTAATCGGCAAAGAA is part of the Polynucleobacter tropicus genome and harbors:
- a CDS encoding MFS transporter: MSTAHKAAPMTAEERKVIFASSLGTVFEWYDFYLYGSLAAIIAKQFFSGLDAGSAFIFALLAFAAGFIVRPFGALVFGRLGDLIGRKYTFLVTILLMGGATFIVGILPNYATIGVAAPVILIALRMLQGLALGGEYGGAATYVAEHAPHGRRGAYTAWIQTTATLGLFLSLLVILFTREFTGPDFDVWGWRVPFIVSIALLAISVWIRLSMNESPAFKKMKEEGKLSKAPLSESFGQWKNLKIVILALFGLVAGQAVVWYTGQFYALFYLTQVLKVDAKTANLLIAASLVIGTPFFVVFGSLSDKIGRKIIIMGGLLLAVITYIPNTPVSVFNALTHYANPALEKAMATAPATITADVNECTFQFNPTGTAKFTSSCDIAKQVMASNSASYSTVPGPAGSTAVVKIGDIEIQGYTAKGIDPAEAKAKDAEFKKAIREALNKEGYPTKADPAQINYVAVLLLLVYLVILVTMVYGPIAAMLVEMFPTRIRYTSMSLPYHIGNGWFGGLLPTISFALVAQNGNIYYGLWYPIIIAAITLVIGTLFIRETKDVDIYARD